One window of the Streptomyces sp. ITFR-21 genome contains the following:
- a CDS encoding glycosyl hydrolase family 28-related protein, whose protein sequence is MRLVISGYAAGANSVALAGLEVHDQRVVTARPKLIHARYPTDDPVVADFDLRDYGADATGRRDATAAVRAALYDCQDAGGGTVWLGAGTYRITDTVEVPAFCSLRGDRRDPDRGSGPYGTGVRADLPSGADGPALFRVGGSASVQGVPPTTRGIAPPTRCRTATPSRYRAAPGRATRTTC, encoded by the coding sequence GTGCGGCTGGTGATCAGCGGCTACGCGGCCGGCGCGAACAGCGTGGCGCTGGCCGGACTGGAGGTCCACGACCAACGGGTGGTCACCGCGCGCCCGAAGCTGATCCACGCCCGCTACCCCACCGACGACCCCGTGGTCGCCGACTTCGACCTGCGCGACTACGGCGCCGACGCCACCGGCCGCCGGGACGCCACCGCCGCCGTGCGGGCGGCGCTCTACGACTGCCAGGACGCGGGCGGCGGCACGGTGTGGCTGGGCGCGGGCACGTACCGGATCACCGACACCGTGGAGGTCCCGGCGTTCTGCTCGCTGCGCGGCGACCGGCGCGACCCGGACCGCGGTTCGGGCCCGTACGGCACCGGGGTCCGCGCCGACCTGCCGTCCGGCGCGGACGGACCGGCGCTGTTCCGGGTCGGCGGCAGCGCCTCCGTGCAGGGCGTGCCACCTACTACCCGCGGCATAGCGCCACCGACCCGGTGCCGTACGGCTACACCTTCGAGATACCGGGCCGCGCCTGGCAGGGCGACCAGAACTACATGCTGA
- a CDS encoding Gfo/Idh/MocA family protein — translation MLGTGTRTARKPVDDWLIGTPVATTAFMTTPGHEAWHPDPEFYYRPGGGPLLDTGPYCLSVLVHLLGPVAEVTGAAATPRAERVIGSGPRAGQRFPVEVATHVTGVLEHAGGALSTLVTSFDAHAARLPRIEVHGTAGSLSVPDPNGFDGPVELYAAGRWQPLPVSVGHPGAGRGTGLADLADALATGRPHLASAELAEHVQDAARPAGASPSRRTSSRSARPPGAPPAPTGRRRRSVPGRAAGRRSGLRCARHGSGRRP, via the coding sequence GTGCTCGGCACCGGTACCCGGACCGCCCGCAAACCCGTCGACGACTGGCTGATCGGCACCCCGGTCGCCACCACCGCCTTCATGACCACCCCAGGGCACGAAGCCTGGCACCCCGACCCGGAGTTCTACTACCGCCCCGGCGGCGGCCCGCTGCTCGACACGGGCCCCTACTGCCTGTCCGTCCTGGTCCACCTGCTCGGCCCGGTGGCCGAGGTCACCGGCGCCGCCGCGACCCCGCGCGCCGAACGCGTCATCGGCAGCGGCCCGCGCGCCGGACAGCGCTTCCCGGTCGAGGTCGCCACGCATGTCACCGGCGTGCTGGAACACGCCGGCGGCGCCCTGTCCACGCTGGTGACGAGCTTCGACGCGCATGCCGCCCGGCTGCCGCGCATCGAAGTGCACGGCACCGCCGGCTCGCTGTCCGTACCCGACCCCAACGGCTTCGACGGGCCCGTCGAGCTGTACGCGGCGGGCCGGTGGCAGCCGCTGCCGGTCTCGGTTGGCCACCCCGGCGCCGGGCGCGGCACGGGGCTGGCCGACCTCGCCGACGCGCTCGCCACCGGCCGCCCGCACCTGGCGTCGGCCGAACTCGCCGAGCACGTACAGGATGCCGCTCGACCAGCCGGCGCCAGTCCGTCTCGTAGGACGTCCAGCCGTAGCGCTCGGCCGCCCGGCGCACCGCCGGCTCCGACCGGCCGCAGACGGCGGTCAGTTCCAGGTCGCGCGGCAGGTCGAAGAAGCGGCCTGCGGTGCGCCAGGCATGGGAGTGGGCGGCGCCCGTGA
- a CDS encoding ROK family transcriptional regulator: MIDTPVNLREVGRLRVLEALHATARSSRPELVRVTGLSRATVSSLIADLIAIGLVTEDEGPEEPEPRRTGRPAQSLSLVPSAGYAIGADIGHQHVRVILCDLFGSVLWEHWVAKEVDRAPEETLDLVAVLVGRALQESGVTRARVLGIGAGIASPVEKHSGALGAEGIMPGWVGMHLTDELRRRTSLPVRVTNDANAGALAERMYGAGRQSGDMVYIRLSAGIGAGIVSNGRLLLGARGLAGEIGHLPLITDGLICRCGNRGCLETVASPVAIARLLSDSWGQQVSARDLPELIRRRNTGALRAIRDAGDAVGRALSTLVTLLNPSLIVVGGDLASAGEDILEPMRAGLRRHTLPSAAESVEIVTGGLGDGAEVRGAAGLVLADAPQTLSATTGEAPAAAEPA; the protein is encoded by the coding sequence ATGATCGACACACCAGTGAACCTGCGCGAGGTGGGCAGACTGCGGGTCCTGGAGGCCCTGCACGCCACCGCTCGCAGCAGCCGTCCCGAACTGGTCCGGGTGACCGGCCTGTCCCGGGCCACCGTCTCCTCGCTGATCGCCGACCTGATCGCGATCGGCCTGGTCACCGAGGACGAGGGCCCCGAGGAGCCGGAGCCGCGGCGCACCGGGCGGCCCGCGCAGTCCCTGTCGCTGGTGCCGAGCGCCGGGTACGCGATCGGCGCGGACATCGGACACCAGCACGTCCGGGTCATCCTCTGCGACCTGTTCGGGTCGGTGCTGTGGGAGCACTGGGTGGCCAAGGAGGTCGACCGGGCACCCGAGGAGACCCTCGACCTGGTCGCCGTCCTGGTCGGACGGGCCCTCCAGGAGAGCGGTGTCACCCGCGCCCGGGTGCTCGGCATCGGCGCCGGCATCGCCTCCCCGGTGGAGAAGCACAGCGGAGCGCTCGGCGCCGAGGGCATCATGCCCGGCTGGGTCGGCATGCACCTCACCGACGAACTGCGCCGCCGCACCTCGCTCCCGGTTCGTGTCACCAACGACGCCAACGCCGGGGCACTGGCCGAACGGATGTACGGCGCCGGGCGGCAGTCCGGCGACATGGTCTACATACGGCTGTCCGCCGGCATCGGCGCGGGCATCGTCAGCAACGGGCGGCTGCTGCTCGGCGCCCGCGGCCTGGCCGGCGAGATCGGCCACCTGCCGCTGATCACCGACGGCCTGATCTGCCGCTGCGGCAACCGCGGCTGCCTGGAGACGGTGGCCAGCCCGGTCGCCATCGCCCGCCTGCTGTCCGACAGCTGGGGCCAGCAGGTGTCCGCCCGCGACCTGCCCGAACTGATCCGCCGCCGCAACACCGGCGCGCTGCGGGCCATCCGGGACGCCGGCGACGCGGTCGGCCGGGCGCTGTCCACGCTGGTCACCCTCCTCAACCCCAGCCTCATCGTGGTCGGCGGCGACCTGGCGAGCGCCGGCGAGGACATCCTCGAACCGATGCGGGCGGGGCTGCGCCGCCACACCCTCCCCTCCGCCGCGGAGAGCGTCGAGATCGTCACCGGCGGCCTCGGCGACGGCGCCGAGGTACGCGGCGCGGCCGGCCTGGTACTCGCCGACGCGCCCCAAACCCTCTCCGCCACCACGGGCGAGGCCCCGGCCGCGGCGGAACCGGCCTGA
- a CDS encoding sulfurtransferase, whose protein sequence is MEHIISVAELADVPDGTAILDVRYRMGGPPGAEEYAKGHIPGARYVDLDAELAGPPGAGGRHPLPRPEDLTAALRRAGVGRDRDVVVYDDWNGWGPARAWWLLRWAGHRRVRVLDGGLAAWKAAGLPLSTEEPAPGGGDFTAAPGGMPELDADQAAGLARRGVLLDARAGERYRGETEPIDRTPGHIPGAVNAPTTANVGPDGRFLPAGDLAARFAALGAHPAAEVGVYCGSGVSGAHEILALAVAGIPAALYVGSWSAWSADPTRPVATGPNPG, encoded by the coding sequence ATGGAACACATTATCTCCGTGGCGGAACTCGCCGACGTGCCCGACGGGACGGCGATCCTCGACGTCCGCTACCGCATGGGCGGCCCGCCGGGGGCCGAGGAGTACGCCAAGGGCCACATCCCCGGCGCGCGCTACGTCGACCTGGACGCCGAACTGGCCGGGCCGCCCGGCGCGGGCGGGCGGCACCCGCTGCCGCGCCCGGAGGACCTCACCGCCGCGCTGCGGCGCGCCGGGGTCGGCCGGGACCGGGACGTGGTCGTGTACGACGACTGGAACGGCTGGGGTCCGGCCCGCGCCTGGTGGCTGCTGCGCTGGGCGGGCCACCGGCGGGTCCGGGTGCTGGACGGCGGCCTCGCCGCCTGGAAGGCCGCGGGGCTGCCGCTGAGCACGGAGGAACCCGCGCCGGGCGGCGGCGACTTCACCGCGGCCCCCGGCGGGATGCCGGAGCTGGACGCGGACCAGGCGGCCGGACTGGCCCGCCGCGGGGTGCTGCTCGACGCGCGGGCCGGTGAGCGCTACCGCGGCGAGACCGAGCCGATCGACCGGACACCCGGGCACATCCCCGGCGCGGTCAACGCCCCCACCACAGCCAACGTCGGTCCCGACGGCCGCTTCCTGCCCGCCGGCGACCTCGCCGCCCGCTTCGCCGCCCTCGGTGCCCACCCGGCCGCCGAGGTCGGTGTCTACTGCGGCTCCGGCGTCTCCGGCGCCCACGAGATCCTCGCGCTGGCCGTCGCCGGCATCCCCGCCGCCCTCTACGTCGGCTCCTGGTCCGCCTGGTCCGCCGACCCGACCCGCCCGGTGGCAACGGGCCCGAACCCGGGCTGA
- the sepH gene encoding septation protein SepH gives MPELRVVAVSNDGTRLVLKAADSTEYTLPIDERLRAAVRNDRARLGQIEIEVESHLRPRDIQARIRSGASAEEVAQLAGIPVERVRRFEGPVLAERAFMAERARKTPVRRQGESTGPQLGEAVAERLLLRGAEKDHVLWDSWRRDDGTWEVLLIYKVAGEPHSASWTYDPPRRLVQAVDDEARSLIGETTQSQAAQQEPSFPFVPRIARLPRDRPMDRALERQQGEPRGEERAEATAEERDSLTSLLEAVPSFRGDMVVPAPPPGPDAAPAAEVPVEEAEEAAPAASAGSAYADVLMPRAVAGHRDRLKGSTDRQAEADGVRPGRRATVPSWDEIVFGSRRKKQD, from the coding sequence GTGCCCGAACTGCGCGTCGTGGCCGTCAGCAACGACGGCACACGACTGGTGCTCAAAGCTGCCGACAGCACGGAATACACGCTCCCTATCGACGAGCGGCTGCGGGCTGCCGTGCGCAACGACCGCGCCCGTCTGGGCCAGATCGAGATCGAGGTGGAGAGCCACCTGCGGCCCCGCGACATCCAGGCGCGGATACGCTCCGGCGCCTCCGCCGAGGAGGTCGCGCAGCTGGCCGGCATCCCGGTGGAGCGGGTCCGCCGCTTCGAGGGACCGGTGCTGGCCGAGCGCGCGTTCATGGCCGAGCGGGCCAGGAAGACGCCGGTACGGCGGCAGGGCGAGAGCACCGGACCCCAGCTGGGCGAGGCGGTCGCGGAGCGGCTGCTGCTGCGCGGCGCGGAGAAGGACCACGTGCTGTGGGACTCCTGGCGGCGGGACGACGGCACCTGGGAAGTGCTGCTGATCTACAAGGTGGCCGGTGAACCGCACTCGGCGAGCTGGACGTACGACCCGCCGCGCCGGCTGGTGCAGGCGGTGGATGACGAGGCCAGGTCGCTGATCGGCGAGACCACCCAGAGCCAGGCGGCGCAGCAGGAGCCGAGCTTCCCGTTCGTGCCGCGGATCGCCAGGCTGCCCAGGGACCGTCCGATGGACCGGGCCCTGGAGCGGCAGCAGGGCGAACCGCGGGGGGAGGAGCGCGCGGAGGCCACCGCGGAGGAGCGGGACTCGCTGACCAGCCTGCTGGAGGCGGTGCCGAGCTTCCGGGGCGACATGGTGGTCCCCGCGCCGCCGCCCGGCCCCGACGCCGCTCCGGCGGCCGAGGTGCCGGTCGAGGAGGCCGAGGAGGCGGCTCCGGCCGCCAGCGCGGGCTCCGCCTACGCCGACGTCCTGATGCCGCGGGCCGTGGCCGGGCACCGGGACCGGCTCAAGGGCTCCACCGACCGCCAGGCCGAGGCGGACGGCGTCCGCCCCGGCCGCCGCGCCACCGTGCCGAGCTGGGACGAGATCGTCTTCGGCAGCCGCCGCAAGAAGCAGGACTAG
- a CDS encoding D-arabinono-1,4-lactone oxidase, producing the protein MAGPVSTAEKAWRNWAGNVSARPVRSEAPASAAELAEVLRRAARDGLTAKAVGSGHSFTAAAATEGVLIRPERLTAIRAVDRAAGTVTAEAGVQLRHLNAALAAQGLSLTNMGDIMEQTVAGATSTGTHGTGRDSGSIAAQIRALELVTADGTVLNCSAQENPEVFAAARVGLGALGVVSAVTFAVEPVFLLTAREEPMSFDRVTAEFDRLTTENEHFEFYWFPHTASCNTKRNNRSQGPAAPVPTVRGWIDDELLSNGVFQAACALGRAAPAAIPGIARVSSRALSARTYTDIPYKVFTSPRRVRFVEMEYAVPREAAVEAVRELRAMVERSDLRISFPVEVRVAPADDIPLSTAFGQDSAYIAVHMYRGSRYQEYFTAVERIMTAQGGRPHWGKMHTRDAAYLGSVYPRFEEFTRLRDRLDPGRLFANDYLRRVLGS; encoded by the coding sequence ATGGCCGGACCGGTCAGCACAGCCGAGAAGGCGTGGCGTAACTGGGCCGGCAACGTGTCGGCCAGGCCGGTCCGCAGCGAGGCCCCGGCCTCGGCGGCGGAGCTGGCCGAGGTGCTGCGCCGGGCGGCGCGGGACGGGCTGACCGCGAAGGCGGTCGGCTCCGGGCACTCCTTCACCGCCGCCGCGGCCACCGAGGGGGTGCTGATCCGCCCCGAGCGGCTGACCGCGATCCGCGCCGTCGACCGGGCGGCGGGCACCGTGACGGCCGAGGCGGGGGTGCAGCTCAGGCACCTCAACGCGGCGCTGGCCGCGCAGGGCCTGTCGCTGACCAACATGGGCGACATCATGGAGCAGACGGTCGCCGGCGCCACCAGTACCGGCACCCACGGCACCGGCCGCGACTCGGGCTCGATCGCCGCCCAGATCAGGGCGCTGGAGCTGGTGACCGCGGACGGCACGGTGCTGAACTGCTCGGCGCAGGAGAACCCCGAGGTGTTCGCCGCGGCCCGGGTCGGGCTCGGCGCGCTGGGCGTGGTCAGCGCGGTCACCTTCGCGGTGGAGCCGGTGTTCCTGCTGACCGCCCGGGAGGAGCCGATGTCCTTCGACCGGGTGACGGCCGAGTTCGACCGGCTGACCACCGAGAACGAGCACTTCGAGTTCTACTGGTTCCCGCACACCGCGAGCTGCAACACCAAGCGGAACAACCGCAGCCAGGGACCGGCCGCCCCGGTGCCGACGGTCCGCGGCTGGATCGACGACGAACTGCTGTCCAACGGGGTCTTCCAGGCGGCGTGCGCGCTCGGCCGGGCGGCGCCGGCCGCGATCCCGGGCATCGCCCGCGTCTCCAGCCGCGCGCTGTCCGCCCGTACGTACACCGACATCCCGTACAAGGTGTTCACCAGTCCGCGCCGGGTGCGGTTCGTGGAGATGGAGTACGCGGTGCCGCGCGAGGCCGCGGTGGAAGCGGTCCGCGAGCTGCGGGCGATGGTGGAGCGGTCGGATCTGCGGATCAGCTTCCCGGTGGAGGTGCGGGTCGCGCCCGCCGACGACATCCCGCTGTCCACCGCGTTCGGGCAAGACAGCGCGTACATCGCGGTGCACATGTACCGGGGCAGCCGCTATCAGGAGTACTTCACCGCGGTGGAACGGATCATGACCGCGCAAGGCGGCCGGCCGCACTGGGGGAAGATGCACACCCGGGACGCGGCGTACCTCGGTTCGGTGTATCCCCGGTTCGAGGAGTTCACCCGGTTGCGGGATCGGCTCGACCCGGGACGGCTGTTCGCCAACGACTACCTGCGGAGGGTGCTGGGTTCGTAG